The genomic window GCGACGGCGACTGCGCCGACCTCGATCTGGCCGTGTACGGAGAGGACGGGGAGGTCATCGCGACCGACACCGAACCCGACGCCCGGCCCATCCTGACGTTTCAGGTTCACCGCGCCGGGGTGGCCAAGGTCGTCGTCTACATGGCCGCCTGTTCGGCGGAGCCGTGCGCCTTCTCGGTTCATTCTCTGGCGCGGTAGCGAAAGCGCCCGACAGGTGATGAGCCACGCAGATGTACCTTGGGGCCATGACGGAAGGGCCCCTAAACCCAACTAACACGCCTTGCTTAATTAGGGATACGGTGTAACCCTTACTAGCGCGCCGCGCTTTGTTGGGACTCCAAAACAACGAGAGGCCGTCGTTGTCAGGCAGACGCATCCCCCTTCGGTGGCAGTACGACCCCAGGCTGAACGCACCCCGACGCTACCAAAAGGCGTGCGGTTACGAGGCCTTCGTCCCGGATCCTCTCGCCGACCTTTCGCTCAGCCTCGACGCGGAGATTGCCGGCGTGGTATCGGAGGCGGAAGCCGCCATCGGAGCGCTGAACGAAAGAGCTCGTCCCGCCCTGAGGCCGCTGGCTCGACTCCTGCTGCGCACCGAGTCCATCGCGTCTTCGAAGATCGAGGGGATGCAGATCGGGGCCCGCGAACTGGCGCGCGCCGAGACCAAGGCGGACGTCGGCCGAAAGATCGGATCGACGGCTCGGGAGATTCTCGCCAACATCGACGCGATGGAGCTAGCGGTCGATCAGGCCGCCTCCGCGGATGCGTTTCGCGTCGAGGACATCCAGGCCATACACCGGAAGCTACTGGAGCAGTCGCCCAATCCACGTATCGCAGGCCGCCTGCGTACCGAGCAGAACTGGATCGGGGGAAACGACTACAACCCGTGCGGCGCCGACTTCGTCCCGCCGCCGCCGGAGTACGTCGAGGAGCTTCTGGCCGACCTGTGCGCCGCCATCAACGACGACCTGCTTCCTCCCGTGGTGCAGGCCGCGCTGGTCCACGCCCAGTTCGAGACCATTCACCCGTTCGCCGACGGCAACGGACGCACCGGCAGAGCGATAATCCATGTCGTCCTCGGGCGACGTGAGATCGCGGCGTCGTACGTCCCTCCGATCAGCGTCGTGCTAGCCCGCTCCCGAGAGCGCTACATCGCCGGCCTGGTGGACTTTCGGGAGGATCGGATCGTTCGATGGATCGAGTCGTTCGCGGCGGCGACGTACCGGGCCGCGGCACTAGCCAGGGCCTATCTGGAGGAAGTGGCGAGGATGACGGCTGGCTGGAGAGAGATGCTGCGCGCGCACGCGGCTCCTCGCTCCGACGCCGCGGCCTGGGCTCTCATCGGTGTCCTGCCCGCCCACCCGTTCATAACCGCCCCCGTGGCGGCAGCCGCGACGGGGAGGTCGAGGCCCCAGGTGTACAGGGCCCTCGAGCAACTGGAGGAAAGCGGAGTCCTTCGCCCGCTGACCGCCGCGAAGCGTGGACGAGCCTGGGAAGCGGTGGGCCTGCTGGACCTGCTCGAGCGCCTCGACTCGGGGGAAATGCCGGAAACCCTGGCCGCATCCTGAGCCCTCCATGCACCTGACCCCCTCCTCCGACCTCCTGCACTCCGCCACCGACCTCAGCAACCACCTCGCGTGCGCGCACTTGTCCGTCCTGAATCGGTCGCTGGCCCGTGGCGCCATCGGGGCGCCGCGCACGTACGACGACCCAGCGGCCGAGGTGCTCCAGAAACGCGGGCTCGAACACGAAGCGGCGTTTCTCGATCGACTGGGGGCGGAGGGCAAGGGCGTCGTCGAGATCGCCGATCCGGAGCTGGCGATCCCCGAGCGCTGGACCCGCCGCGCCGCCGACACCCTCGACGCCATGGGTTCGCGTGCCGACGTCATCTACCAGGGCTGCCTCTTCGACGGCACCTGGGTGGGGCTGCCGGACTTCCTGGTCCGCGTCGAGCGGCCGAGCGATCTGGGCGCGTGGTCCTACGAGGTGGCCGACGCCAAGCTCGCGCGCGAGGCGAAGGGCGGCGCGGTGCTGCAGATCTCGCTGTACTCGGACCTGCTGGGGCGGGCGCAGGGCGCGGCCCCCGAGTTCATGGGCATCGCGCTAGGCGGACCGGAGGGGCACACCGAACGCTTCCGTGTGGCCGACTTCGCGGCGTACTACCGCTCGGCCCGGGGGCGCTTCGAAGCGCTGATGGAGGGACCGGCGGAGCCTCTCGCGGAGGCCGTCGACCCGGTGGAGTTCTGCCAGTTGTGCCGCTGGAAGCAGCGCTGCGACAAGGAGCGCCGGGACGTCGACCACCTGTCGCTCGTGGCCGGGATAGCGCGCCGGCAGCGCAGGGCCCTGGTCGACATCGACATCGATACCATGGCCGCTCTCGGCGCCATTCTCCCTCCCCCCGAGACCCAGCTCGACGGCGTCAGCGACGCCTCGTTCGAGCGCATCCGGGAGCAGGCCCGCATCCAGGTCGAAGGCCGCGAGCAGGACCGGCACCTGCACGAGCTGCTGCTGCCTGCCGTCGCCGGCGAGGGGTTGGCCGCGCTTCCCGAGCCGTCGCCGGGTGACCTCTTCTTCGACCTCGAGGCCGATCCGTACGCCTTCACGCACGGCCTCGAGTACCTGTTCGGCTACTGCGACGCCACGGGCGAGTTCACCTCCCTCTGGGCGCTCGATCCCGCTGCGGAGAAGGCCGCCTTCGAGCGCTTCATCGACCTCGTCATCGACCGCCTGGAGCGCTGGCCCGACCTGCACGTCTACCACTACGCGCACTATGAGCAGACCGCGCTCAAGCGCCTCATGGGCCGGCACGGCACGCGCGAGGAGGAACTCGACAGACTCCTACGCGCGCGCGTGTTCGTCGACCTGCACCGCGTCGTGAGGCAGGGGCTGCGCGCGTCGGTCGAGAGCTACTCGATCAAGAAGCTCGAGCCGTTCTACGGCTTCGGACGCGACGTCGATCTGCGCGACGCCAACAGCGCGCTCGCCCACTTCGAGGCATGGCTGGAGTTGGGCGGGGGGAGCGAGGGCGCGGGCAACCTGCTCGAGCGGATCGAGGGCTACAACAGGGACGACTGCGTCTCGACGCTGCGCCTGCGCGACTGGTTGGAGGGGTTGCGGCCGGAGCTGGAGGCGCTCGTCGGCACGCCCGTTCCGAGGCCGACGCCGGAGGACGGGGAGGCGCCGGAGAACGTGGCCGAGGAGCTCGGCGAGGTCGCTGCGCTGGTGGAGCTGCTGACCGCTGACGTTTCCGCGGAAACGTCGGAACGCACCCCGGAGCACGGCCGCTGGCTCCTGGCCCATCTGCTGAGCTTCCATCGCCGGGAGAAGAAATCGATGTGGTGGCAGTTCTTCGCGCGGTGCGCGTTCGGGCTGGAAGAGTTGATCGAGGATAAGGCGACGATCGGTGGCCTGCAGTACGAGGGGGAGGTCGAGCGGATCAAGCAGTCGACCGTGCACCGGTACCGGTTTCCGCGGCAGGATCACGACTTCGGCGCCGGATCGTCCGCGCATGATCCCGAGACCGAGGGGGGCGTGGGAACCGTCGTGGCCGTCGACGACGTAGCAGGGACGATCGATCTCAAGCGAGGCAACAAGAACAAGGCGCCTCATCCGCTCGGGCTCGTGCCGCTCGAAAACATTCGCGACGATGTCCTGAGAGAGTCGTTGCGCAGTGTCGCGCGCGGGATAGCCGAGCACGGTATTGATGGCCATCACC from Gemmatimonadota bacterium includes these protein-coding regions:
- a CDS encoding Fic family protein, giving the protein MSGRRIPLRWQYDPRLNAPRRYQKACGYEAFVPDPLADLSLSLDAEIAGVVSEAEAAIGALNERARPALRPLARLLLRTESIASSKIEGMQIGARELARAETKADVGRKIGSTAREILANIDAMELAVDQAASADAFRVEDIQAIHRKLLEQSPNPRIAGRLRTEQNWIGGNDYNPCGADFVPPPPEYVEELLADLCAAINDDLLPPVVQAALVHAQFETIHPFADGNGRTGRAIIHVVLGRREIAASYVPPISVVLARSRERYIAGLVDFREDRIVRWIESFAAATYRAAALARAYLEEVARMTAGWREMLRAHAAPRSDAAAWALIGVLPAHPFITAPVAAAATGRSRPQVYRALEQLEESGVLRPLTAAKRGRAWEAVGLLDLLERLDSGEMPETLAAS
- a CDS encoding TM0106 family RecB-like putative nuclease, with product MHLTPSSDLLHSATDLSNHLACAHLSVLNRSLARGAIGAPRTYDDPAAEVLQKRGLEHEAAFLDRLGAEGKGVVEIADPELAIPERWTRRAADTLDAMGSRADVIYQGCLFDGTWVGLPDFLVRVERPSDLGAWSYEVADAKLAREAKGGAVLQISLYSDLLGRAQGAAPEFMGIALGGPEGHTERFRVADFAAYYRSARGRFEALMEGPAEPLAEAVDPVEFCQLCRWKQRCDKERRDVDHLSLVAGIARRQRRALVDIDIDTMAALGAILPPPETQLDGVSDASFERIREQARIQVEGREQDRHLHELLLPAVAGEGLAALPEPSPGDLFFDLEADPYAFTHGLEYLFGYCDATGEFTSLWALDPAAEKAAFERFIDLVIDRLERWPDLHVYHYAHYEQTALKRLMGRHGTREEELDRLLRARVFVDLHRVVRQGLRASVESYSIKKLEPFYGFGRDVDLRDANSALAHFEAWLELGGGSEGAGNLLERIEGYNRDDCVSTLRLRDWLEGLRPELEALVGTPVPRPTPEDGEAPENVAEELGEVAALVELLTADVSAETSERTPEHGRWLLAHLLSFHRREKKSMWWQFFARCAFGLEELIEDKATIGGLQYEGEVERIKQSTVHRYRFPRQDHDFGAGSSAHDPETEGGVGTVVAVDDVAGTIDLKRGNKNKAPHPLGLVPLENIRDDVLRESLRSVARGIAEHGIDGHHPFQATAELLVARPPRLTAGETGSLARPDESTVEAARRLVLELDRTVLPIQGPPGAGKTYTAARMILTLLAAGRRVGVTATGHKVISNLLDEVCRAAGEEGVRVAGIQKASASAGCRHGMIQLTGDNGAVLEALDSGEAQLAAGTSWLWSRPEMAGSVDVLFVDEAGQFSLANAVAVSPAAASLVLVGDPRQLEQPIQGTHPPGAGASAMEHLLAGEATMPPERGLFLADTWRLHPDICAFTSEIFYRGKLKPRAGLENQRVVGPAPVNGSGLRFVAVEHEGNTSESEAEVEAVAELVERALGRGGSPPASWIDKTGVESPLRLEHILIVAPYNLQVAALKEALPDGARVGTVDKFQGQEAPVVIYSMTSSSAEEAPRGMSFLYSPNRLNVATSRAKCLAIVVGSTALFTPECKSPDQMRLANASCRLRELAG